The following coding sequences lie in one Prosthecobacter vanneervenii genomic window:
- the hprK gene encoding HPr(Ser) kinase/phosphatase gives MPPPAKVKRPSSVTVGEFFSLNEKSLKLKLVGTDVGFSRKINEPSVNRPGLALSGFFTYFAYKRIQVIGNSEHSFLEGLDPKLREARFSQLCSWDIPCIVVARGHRLEDALVDLANEAGISVFQTSMMTMKFLNAATIKLEWAFAPTLLVHGCLVDVQGLGVLIQGESGCGKSESVIGLLQRGASLVADDAVRLRLIEDREVVGSAPDITRGMIEIRGLGILNVAALFGVSAVRLSKRLDLIVELVRGAKTEDLERVGVSSDTSDIMGIKIGRVALPVEPGRDVAGLIELAAINFKLRTFGYNSAVEFDQRLLKKMTDDQLG, from the coding sequence ATGCCGCCACCCGCCAAAGTGAAACGTCCGTCATCGGTGACTGTGGGCGAGTTTTTCAGTCTCAATGAAAAAAGCCTCAAGCTGAAGCTGGTGGGCACAGATGTGGGCTTCTCCCGCAAGATCAACGAGCCCTCCGTCAACCGCCCCGGCCTGGCCCTCTCCGGCTTCTTCACCTACTTTGCCTACAAGCGCATCCAGGTCATCGGCAATTCCGAGCACTCCTTCCTCGAAGGGCTGGACCCCAAGCTGCGGGAGGCCCGCTTCAGCCAGCTCTGCTCCTGGGACATCCCCTGCATCGTGGTGGCACGCGGCCACCGGCTGGAGGACGCCCTGGTGGATCTGGCCAACGAGGCCGGCATCTCCGTCTTTCAGACGAGCATGATGACCATGAAGTTCCTCAACGCCGCCACCATCAAGCTGGAGTGGGCCTTTGCCCCCACCCTGCTGGTGCACGGCTGCCTGGTGGATGTACAGGGGCTAGGCGTGCTCATCCAGGGTGAAAGCGGCTGCGGCAAGAGTGAAAGCGTGATCGGCCTGCTACAGCGCGGGGCCAGCCTCGTGGCGGACGACGCCGTGCGTCTGCGCCTCATCGAGGACCGTGAGGTCGTCGGCTCCGCCCCGGACATCACCCGGGGGATGATCGAGATCCGCGGCCTGGGCATCCTCAACGTGGCGGCCCTCTTTGGCGTCAGCGCCGTGCGCCTCAGCAAGCGGCTGGACCTCATCGTGGAGCTCGTGCGCGGGGCCAAGACCGAGGACCTGGAGCGCGTGGGTGTCAGCAGCGATACCAGCGACATCATGGGCATCAAGATTGGCCGGGTGGCCCTGCCCGTGGAGCCTGGGCGGGACGTGGCCGGGCTCATCGAACTGGCCGCCATCAACTTCAAGCTGCGCACCTTTGGCTACAACAGCGCGGTAGAGTTTGACCAAAGGTTGTTGAAAAAGATGACGGATGATCAATTAGGTTAG
- the ftsY gene encoding signal recognition particle-docking protein FtsY, protein MAGFFKSLLQRFTKPDIDWDELEASLISGDLGPRLALQIVKDLKSRQRTLHGADIVQVAREHVRKILPETVPPLEPIPGKPKVLLIVGVNGTGKTTSTAKLANLLHKRGYKIVLAAADTFRAAAVEQLTVWSERLQIPLVKGPPNCDPAAVCFDGYEKAVKTEADFLICDTAGRLHTKHNLMEELKKIHRILGRKDTSSPHEVLLVCDATTGGNALQQAREFHKAIPLTGVIVTKLDGSGKGGVLVPIQQELGVPTRFIGLGEKAEDFQPFDSKRFVEELL, encoded by the coding sequence ATGGCCGGTTTCTTCAAATCCCTCCTTCAGCGCTTCACCAAGCCCGACATCGACTGGGACGAGCTGGAGGCCTCCCTCATCTCCGGAGATCTGGGCCCGCGTCTGGCGCTGCAGATTGTGAAGGACCTCAAGTCACGCCAGCGCACGCTGCACGGTGCGGACATCGTGCAGGTGGCACGCGAGCATGTGCGCAAGATTTTGCCTGAGACCGTGCCGCCGCTGGAGCCCATACCAGGCAAGCCCAAGGTGCTCCTGATCGTGGGAGTGAACGGCACCGGCAAGACCACCAGCACCGCCAAGCTGGCCAACCTGCTGCACAAGCGCGGCTACAAGATCGTGCTGGCCGCTGCAGACACCTTCCGCGCCGCTGCTGTGGAGCAGCTCACCGTCTGGTCTGAGCGCCTGCAGATCCCGCTGGTCAAAGGACCGCCGAACTGCGACCCCGCAGCCGTGTGTTTTGACGGCTACGAAAAAGCGGTGAAAACAGAAGCCGACTTCCTCATCTGCGACACCGCAGGCCGCCTCCACACGAAGCACAATCTGATGGAGGAGCTCAAGAAGATCCATCGCATCCTCGGGCGCAAAGATACCAGCTCACCGCATGAAGTGCTGCTGGTCTGCGATGCCACCACAGGCGGCAATGCGCTGCAGCAGGCACGCGAATTCCATAAAGCGATTCCCCTGACCGGCGTCATCGTCACCAAGCTGGACGGCAGTGGCAAAGGCGGCGTGCTGGTGCCCATTCAGCAGGAACTCGGCGTGCCCACAAGGTTCATCGGCCTCGGAGAGAAGGCGGAGGATTTTCAGCCGTTTGATTCCAAGCGTTTTGTTGAGGAGCTGTTGTAG
- a CDS encoding alpha/beta hydrolase, which yields MKSRIALTILSLLSVSTFAADEYQLGPLSQEKADVPKGKVIAMPVHESKIYAGTKRDWWIYVPAQYKAEQPANLMVFQDGHDYVGVKGAWRVPVVFDNLIASGDMPPTIAIFINPGHIGETKPQSAWKNNNRGKEYNTLGDTYARFLLEEIIPQVQKDYKLTENPEGWALAGASSGAICAFTVAWERPDKFRKVFSTIGSYVDLAGGHVYPSIIRLTERKPLRVYLQDGSSDLDNPFGNWPLANQQMAAALAYQKYDYTFSFGTGAHNSKHGASLFPEAMKWLWRK from the coding sequence ATGAAATCTCGTATTGCTCTGACGATCCTTTCGTTGCTCAGTGTTTCCACCTTCGCTGCCGACGAATACCAACTCGGGCCGCTCTCCCAGGAGAAGGCGGATGTGCCGAAGGGGAAGGTGATCGCGATGCCGGTGCATGAGTCGAAGATCTATGCAGGCACCAAGCGGGACTGGTGGATCTATGTGCCGGCGCAGTACAAGGCGGAGCAGCCGGCCAACCTGATGGTGTTTCAAGACGGGCACGACTACGTGGGCGTGAAGGGCGCATGGCGCGTGCCGGTGGTGTTTGACAACCTCATCGCCAGCGGAGACATGCCGCCCACCATCGCCATCTTCATCAATCCCGGGCACATCGGCGAGACGAAGCCGCAGAGCGCGTGGAAGAACAACAACCGTGGCAAGGAGTACAACACGCTGGGAGACACCTATGCGCGCTTCCTCCTCGAAGAAATTATCCCGCAGGTGCAGAAGGACTACAAGCTGACTGAAAACCCCGAGGGCTGGGCGCTTGCAGGTGCCAGCAGCGGAGCCATCTGCGCCTTTACTGTGGCGTGGGAGCGCCCGGACAAGTTTCGCAAGGTCTTCTCCACCATCGGCAGCTATGTGGATCTGGCGGGCGGGCATGTGTACCCCTCCATCATCCGCCTCACGGAGCGCAAGCCGCTGCGGGTGTATTTGCAGGATGGCAGCAGCGACCTGGACAACCCCTTTGGCAACTGGCCGCTGGCCAATCAGCAGATGGCCGCCGCGCTGGCCTACCAGAAGTATGATTATACCTTCTCCTTCGGGACGGGTGCCCACAACAGCAAGCACGGTGCGAGCCTCTTCCCCGAGGCGATGAAATGGCTGTGGAGGAAGTGA
- the ribH gene encoding 6,7-dimethyl-8-ribityllumazine synthase, with protein sequence MSNYASSRPRPTQEPVNIAIVASLYNNQFVQGLLNAAREEIEVIAPNASVDVYRVPGAFEIPVCVEHVLRGSTPDAVITLGVIIRGSTEHADLVGASVTDALQQMAVKHCIPVIHEVLLVSSEEQAEERCLGATINRGTEAAQTCVKMINLFGKMKATFAGEPIDQA encoded by the coding sequence ATGTCCAATTACGCCTCCAGTCGTCCACGACCCACCCAGGAGCCGGTCAATATCGCGATCGTCGCCTCCCTCTATAACAACCAGTTCGTCCAGGGCCTGCTCAATGCCGCCCGTGAAGAGATCGAGGTCATCGCGCCCAATGCCTCAGTGGATGTCTATCGTGTGCCCGGAGCCTTTGAGATTCCCGTGTGTGTGGAGCATGTGCTGCGTGGCAGCACGCCGGACGCTGTGATCACGCTCGGCGTCATCATCCGTGGCAGCACGGAGCATGCGGATCTGGTGGGTGCCTCTGTGACGGACGCCCTGCAGCAGATGGCAGTCAAGCATTGCATCCCTGTAATTCATGAGGTGCTGCTCGTCAGCAGCGAAGAGCAGGCAGAGGAGCGCTGCCTCGGCGCCACCATCAACCGTGGCACGGAAGCCGCGCAGACCTGCGTGAAGATGATCAACCTTTTCGGCAAGATGAAAGCCACCTTTGCCGGCGAACCCATCGACCAAGCCTAA
- the rplM gene encoding 50S ribosomal protein L13 encodes MKTFSAKAQEHTPTWWVIDAKNQVLGDVAVAAANLLRGKTKPTFTPHVDTGDFVVVLNAAEVRLTGKKEEQKIYTSKAGYVGNQKVENVERVRARRPQLLVERAVKGMVPHNRLGRAILGKLKIYSGAEHPHEAQNPKPFAVA; translated from the coding sequence ATGAAGACGTTTTCAGCCAAAGCCCAGGAGCATACCCCCACGTGGTGGGTCATCGACGCCAAGAACCAGGTTCTTGGAGACGTCGCAGTCGCAGCCGCCAACCTCCTGCGCGGCAAAACCAAGCCCACCTTCACCCCCCATGTGGACACGGGTGATTTCGTGGTCGTTCTGAACGCCGCTGAAGTCCGTCTGACCGGCAAGAAGGAAGAGCAGAAGATCTACACCTCCAAGGCTGGCTACGTCGGCAACCAGAAGGTCGAAAACGTCGAGCGCGTGCGCGCCCGCCGCCCTCAGCTTCTTGTTGAGCGTGCAGTGAAGGGCATGGTCCCCCACAACCGTCTTGGCCGTGCCATCCTGGGCAAGCTCAAGATCTACTCCGGTGCCGAGCATCCGCATGAGGCTCAGAATCCGAAGCCTTTCGCCGTCGCCTAA
- a CDS encoding ankyrin repeat domain-containing protein: MFRWLDDRHADNTPPIRSVRMYRSEGAFPWIKPLTDEPPDAETPVFSEALAQEWVNETSAKDWPHLLARVAAAKREIPRGWFRWLHHTSLARFEEEYSNNGPSVMQQLQFRSEWHALSQSARLDSKRLGELLPLLEIHSWEVGCYGLHRLAESGWRQLSPRARGRLLAGMANSESLCDEELVWHESPSAPGAFPPTPAVSVSTWLMARLSDAEFDAESVLEIACHAVRNEDPQLLARILHAGAARLGESIERMEPFHPESWTRNVRDFDVTGYLSHRVVDMVLEAAILRRYRMGQRLALASGASPNIRIWELESCSNEQFTALSYAIDQHDFELVELLLAHPFVGADEVSSKSLFLAIRMCHHKLAERILDRGVPFDRGDFIEGLDPSLPGSKPGWKNFPELPQCEPADFERAERLSSGLPLSHPSAVPWFIHGCSMMGGSCSTILAALLHRDDLKHLQYYHSRGLPLRMTTSDFAIALAVESYDCLCWLMQQWGAPKSFLLKLRREIPAFGTRGRLWMVRADARRVGLLDTFDTSGQEPLHLPDGGRLWMDFSGLVIQDDQLGPSYKRQICIDPRRRPGFVVLRSVSITWASCRHPKSDYELQSMIPLIKEMNGQFFYTGMTLGTLGDQRGLSSIHSQLKSWSQGTYWKQMRPGILERAMQNNVPFSFKTPQQPLPRRSAFTALNSLRQKLAAFWRSP, from the coding sequence ATGTTCCGCTGGCTCGATGACCGTCATGCCGACAACACACCCCCGATCAGGAGTGTCCGCATGTACCGCTCAGAGGGTGCTTTCCCTTGGATCAAGCCTTTGACAGACGAACCCCCTGATGCCGAGACTCCTGTTTTTAGCGAGGCGCTGGCACAGGAGTGGGTGAATGAGACATCCGCCAAGGACTGGCCGCATCTGCTTGCGCGTGTTGCAGCGGCGAAACGTGAGATCCCTCGTGGCTGGTTCCGCTGGCTTCATCACACCTCTCTCGCGCGCTTCGAAGAAGAATATAGCAACAACGGCCCCTCCGTCATGCAACAGCTGCAGTTCAGATCGGAGTGGCACGCTCTTTCTCAATCGGCCAGGCTTGATTCAAAACGCCTCGGTGAATTGCTGCCTCTGCTGGAGATCCATTCTTGGGAGGTCGGTTGCTACGGTCTTCATCGTCTCGCGGAGTCGGGCTGGAGGCAGCTGAGCCCGCGGGCACGTGGCAGGCTGCTCGCGGGCATGGCAAATTCAGAAAGTCTCTGTGATGAAGAATTGGTATGGCACGAAAGCCCCTCAGCACCTGGAGCCTTTCCTCCCACCCCAGCAGTGAGCGTCAGCACATGGCTCATGGCGCGTCTTTCAGACGCCGAGTTTGATGCGGAAAGTGTGCTGGAAATAGCCTGCCACGCAGTCAGAAATGAAGACCCCCAGCTGCTGGCCAGGATCCTCCACGCAGGAGCTGCACGCCTGGGAGAAAGCATCGAGCGCATGGAACCCTTCCATCCGGAGTCATGGACAAGGAATGTCCGTGATTTTGATGTCACCGGATACCTAAGCCACCGGGTTGTCGACATGGTGCTAGAAGCAGCCATCCTGCGCAGGTACAGAATGGGGCAGCGTCTGGCACTGGCCTCCGGGGCAAGCCCTAACATCCGCATCTGGGAGCTTGAATCATGCAGCAATGAGCAGTTCACCGCCTTGAGTTATGCGATTGATCAACACGATTTCGAACTTGTTGAACTGCTGCTCGCCCACCCCTTCGTCGGAGCCGATGAAGTCAGCAGCAAATCCCTTTTCCTGGCGATCAGAATGTGCCATCACAAGCTGGCCGAGCGCATCCTCGACAGGGGAGTTCCATTTGATCGTGGCGACTTCATCGAGGGTTTGGACCCATCACTTCCCGGCAGCAAACCCGGATGGAAAAACTTTCCCGAACTTCCCCAATGTGAACCAGCCGACTTTGAAAGAGCCGAACGCCTGAGCTCTGGGCTGCCTTTATCCCACCCCTCAGCGGTGCCTTGGTTCATCCACGGCTGCAGCATGATGGGCGGCAGTTGCAGCACGATTTTGGCAGCGCTGCTTCACAGAGATGACCTGAAACATCTGCAATACTACCACTCCAGGGGCCTGCCGCTGCGAATGACGACGTCAGACTTTGCCATCGCACTCGCTGTGGAATCCTACGACTGCCTGTGCTGGCTGATGCAGCAATGGGGAGCACCCAAGAGTTTCTTGCTGAAGCTTCGGCGCGAAATCCCTGCATTCGGCACTCGGGGCAGGCTGTGGATGGTGCGCGCTGACGCTCGGCGTGTGGGTCTTCTGGATACCTTCGACACCAGTGGCCAGGAACCGCTCCATCTGCCTGATGGCGGACGCCTATGGATGGATTTCTCAGGCCTCGTCATCCAGGATGACCAACTAGGTCCGAGCTATAAACGCCAGATCTGCATCGACCCACGGCGGCGGCCTGGCTTCGTCGTCCTGCGCTCCGTCTCGATCACATGGGCATCCTGCCGCCACCCCAAAAGTGATTATGAATTACAAAGCATGATCCCTCTGATCAAAGAGATGAATGGCCAGTTTTTTTACACAGGCATGACACTTGGAACGCTAGGCGATCAGCGCGGCCTCAGCAGCATACACTCCCAACTGAAGTCGTGGAGTCAGGGCACGTATTGGAAGCAAATGCGCCCCGGAATCCTCGAACGCGCCATGCAAAACAACGTTCCATTTTCATTCAAAACTCCGCAGCAGCCCCTCCCTCGTCGATCTGCCTTCACAGCCCTCAATAGCTTGCGACAGAAGCTGGCAGCGTTTTGGAGGAGTCCTTGA
- a CDS encoding bifunctional 3,4-dihydroxy-2-butanone-4-phosphate synthase/GTP cyclohydrolase II: MPRKKESVFDSVESVIADIRAGRMVIVTDDEDRENEGDLICAAEKITPEMVNFMVRQGGGMLCVPVSLEIAECLNLASMVPENREAFRTDFTVTVDAAKGITTGISAADRCHTIRLLADAKSRPDDLVQPGHINPLVAKPGGVLRRAGHTEAAVDLARLAGLREAGVLIEIMNPDGTMARLPNLKKFAKKHKLKMCSIADLIAHRRLSEKLVEKMEVVDMPTDFGTFKLHLYKSHLDGIHHVAMVMGDITPDSPVLVRVHSECLTGDVFASRRCDCGSQLHAAMKQIATAGKGIIIYMRGHEGRGIGLHGKIMAYKLQEQGLDTVEANLKLGFAMDLRDYGIGAQIISDLGVRKLLLMTNNPRKVVGLEGHKLEIVEQVPVKSTPKPENARYLETKKKKMGHKL; the protein is encoded by the coding sequence ATGCCCCGCAAAAAGGAATCCGTTTTCGACTCCGTGGAGTCTGTCATCGCAGACATTCGCGCCGGACGTATGGTCATCGTCACCGATGACGAAGACCGTGAAAATGAAGGCGACCTGATCTGTGCGGCGGAGAAGATCACGCCGGAGATGGTCAATTTCATGGTGCGCCAGGGAGGGGGCATGCTGTGCGTGCCGGTTTCCTTGGAGATCGCTGAGTGTCTAAACCTGGCCAGCATGGTGCCGGAGAACCGCGAGGCCTTCCGCACGGACTTCACCGTGACGGTGGACGCGGCCAAGGGCATCACCACCGGCATCAGCGCCGCCGATCGCTGCCACACCATCCGTCTGCTTGCAGACGCCAAAAGCAGGCCGGATGATCTGGTCCAGCCCGGGCATATCAATCCCCTGGTGGCCAAGCCCGGCGGTGTGCTGCGCCGTGCCGGGCATACCGAGGCGGCCGTGGATCTGGCCCGCTTGGCCGGACTGCGGGAGGCCGGGGTGCTCATCGAGATCATGAACCCGGACGGCACCATGGCACGGCTGCCGAACCTGAAGAAATTTGCCAAAAAGCACAAGCTCAAGATGTGCAGCATCGCCGACCTCATCGCCCATCGCCGCCTGAGCGAGAAGCTGGTGGAAAAGATGGAGGTGGTGGACATGCCCACGGACTTCGGCACCTTCAAGCTGCACCTTTACAAGAGCCACCTCGACGGCATCCACCACGTGGCCATGGTCATGGGGGACATCACCCCTGACTCTCCGGTGCTGGTGCGGGTGCACAGCGAGTGCCTCACGGGCGATGTGTTTGCCTCCCGCCGCTGCGACTGCGGCAGCCAGCTGCATGCTGCCATGAAGCAGATCGCCACCGCAGGAAAGGGGATCATCATCTACATGCGCGGCCATGAAGGGCGCGGCATCGGGCTGCACGGCAAGATCATGGCTTACAAGCTGCAGGAGCAGGGGCTGGACACCGTGGAGGCCAATCTGAAGCTCGGCTTTGCCATGGACCTGCGCGACTACGGCATCGGCGCGCAGATCATCTCCGACCTGGGCGTGCGCAAGCTCCTGCTCATGACCAACAACCCCCGCAAGGTGGTGGGCCTGGAAGGCCACAAGCTGGAGATCGTGGAGCAGGTGCCGGTGAAGTCCACCCCCAAGCCCGAAAACGCCCGCTACCTCGAAACCAAGAAAAAGAAGATGGGGCACAAGCTCTGA
- a CDS encoding HPr family phosphocarrier protein: protein MSIQKELTIRNKMGMHARPAAQFVKRASKYQCDVWVEKDDEPVNGKSIMGLMMLAAGRGETIKIIADGSDAEAAVADLEELVTSGFGDSE, encoded by the coding sequence ATGAGCATCCAAAAAGAACTCACGATTCGCAACAAAATGGGCATGCACGCACGTCCGGCGGCGCAGTTCGTCAAACGCGCCAGCAAGTACCAGTGCGATGTCTGGGTGGAAAAGGACGATGAGCCGGTGAACGGCAAGAGCATCATGGGCCTCATGATGCTGGCCGCCGGCCGAGGAGAGACCATCAAAATCATCGCCGACGGCTCCGACGCTGAAGCCGCCGTGGCGGATCTGGAAGAACTGGTGACGTCCGGGTTCGGGGATTCGGAATAA
- the rpsI gene encoding 30S ribosomal protein S9 has translation MSKPLKTTTGRRKTAIARVFITEGSGSITVNGRDFEEYFPTVALQNQILFPLALTNSRQTYDFKVNATGGGSTGQVGAVRLGIARALIGVNPELRGVLKQNGLLTRDSRAKERKKPGRPGARKRFQFSKR, from the coding sequence ATGAGCAAGCCTCTCAAAACCACCACTGGCCGCCGCAAGACCGCCATCGCCCGCGTCTTCATCACCGAAGGCTCCGGCAGCATCACCGTGAACGGCCGCGACTTCGAGGAGTACTTCCCCACCGTCGCCCTGCAGAACCAGATCCTTTTCCCGCTGGCTCTCACCAATTCCCGTCAGACCTATGACTTCAAGGTGAACGCCACCGGCGGTGGTTCCACCGGCCAGGTCGGTGCAGTGCGTCTGGGCATTGCCCGTGCTTTGATCGGCGTGAATCCTGAGCTTCGCGGCGTCCTCAAGCAGAACGGTCTGCTGACCCGTGACTCCCGCGCCAAGGAACGTAAGAAGCCCGGCCGTCCAGGTGCCCGCAAGCGCTTCCAGTTCTCCAAGCGTTAA
- the nusB gene encoding transcription antitermination factor NusB encodes MGRRREGREAAIQFLFARDLQGAEAKPEDAAAFWTLHSAKTSTRAFAESLIQGVLSHQEEIDTGISKQIENFSFERLAAVDRNVLRVASYELLYCPEVPTPVILNEAIDIAKALSAGESGSFVNGVLDKLAKSLRKPGSPAASAPQPS; translated from the coding sequence ATGGGAAGACGCCGCGAAGGCCGCGAGGCCGCCATTCAATTTCTCTTTGCCCGTGATCTTCAGGGGGCTGAAGCCAAACCCGAGGACGCAGCTGCATTCTGGACGCTGCACAGCGCCAAGACCTCCACACGTGCCTTTGCCGAAAGCCTGATCCAGGGGGTGCTCTCCCATCAGGAGGAGATCGACACGGGGATCTCCAAACAGATCGAAAACTTCAGCTTTGAGCGTCTGGCCGCCGTGGACCGCAACGTGCTGCGCGTGGCGTCCTACGAGCTGCTTTACTGCCCGGAGGTGCCCACGCCGGTGATCCTGAACGAGGCCATCGACATCGCCAAGGCGCTGAGCGCTGGAGAGTCCGGCTCCTTTGTGAATGGCGTGCTGGACAAGCTGGCCAAGTCTCTGCGTAAACCGGGATCTCCCGCCGCTTCTGCTCCGCAACCTTCCTAG